A window of Costertonia aggregata contains these coding sequences:
- a CDS encoding META domain-containing protein, which translates to MGKYIGLPLFFVILMGCDTGTVPDFFNQSRILGEWHVVEINGTGAPENQIIRITFDKNGGFGGSTPTNSYGGNYSVEDGSLSVSGVFSTLAVEGPYGASFFGFILNIEGTSQVSPKLKIDFESNGKLYLAHPDSKIMVLERP; encoded by the coding sequence ATGGGAAAATATATTGGTCTGCCCCTTTTTTTCGTGATTCTGATGGGTTGCGATACCGGTACTGTCCCAGATTTTTTTAACCAATCGAGAATTCTGGGAGAATGGCATGTTGTCGAAATCAATGGAACTGGTGCTCCAGAAAACCAAATAATCAGAATCACTTTTGATAAAAATGGAGGGTTTGGCGGAAGCACGCCGACAAACAGCTATGGTGGCAATTATTCCGTAGAGGATGGAAGCCTCTCTGTTTCAGGAGTGTTTTCTACACTTGCGGTAGAAGGCCCTTATGGAGCGTCTTTTTTTGGATTTATACTAAACATCGAAGGGACTTCTCAAGTCTCCCCCAAGTTAAAAATCGATTTTGAATCAAATGGAAAACTATATTTAGCGCATCCCGATTCTAAAATCATGGTACTAGAAAGACCGTAA